A section of the Thunnus albacares chromosome 6, fThuAlb1.1, whole genome shotgun sequence genome encodes:
- the paf1 gene encoding RNA polymerase II-associated factor 1 homolog isoform X2, whose translation MAPTIQTQAQREDGHRQSSHRTVPERSGVVCRVKYCNSLPDIPFDPKFITYPFDQHRFVQYKATSLEKQHKHELLTEPDLGVTIDLINPDTYRIDPNILLDPADEKLLEEDIQAPSSSKRSQQHAKVVPWMRKTEYISTEFNRYGVSNEKVEVKIGVSVKQQFTEEEIYKDRDSQISAIEKTFEDAQKSISQHYSKPRVTPVEVLPVFPDFKMWINPCAQVIFDSDPAPKDISGPAGVEMMSQAMIRGMMDEEGNQFVAYFLPNEETLRKRKRDFEEGVDYMAEDLYDYKIAREYNWNVKNKASKGYEENYFFIFRDGDGVYYNELETRVRLSKRRAKAGAQSTTNAVLVCKHRDMNEKELEAQEARKAQLENHEPEDEEEDMDKDMQDSGDDKDKGSGSEAENSGSDSDRDDDDREQRGEDDDEDEDRGKRRRKASGSGSESGEDRAREMRDEEEIFGSDDDSDDNEPKNSARSSGDEGSGSEDEGGNRGGSRSRSASPAHSDRSSDHSEARAQSGSGSDRGSDSSDASDSE comes from the exons ATGGCTCCAACGATTCAGACACAAGCTCAACGGGAAGACGGccacag GCAGTCATCTCACAGAACAGTCCCAGAGAG GTCAGGAGTGGTTTGTCGGGTGAAATACTGCAACAGCCTGCCTGACATCCCCTTTGACCCAAAATTCATCACATATCCGTTTGATCAGCACAG GTTTGTACAGTATAAAGCCACCTCTCTAGAGAAGCAGCACAAGCATGAGCTCCTGACCGAGCCAGACCTAGGGGTCACCATCGATCTCATCAACCCAGACACCTACCGCATAGACCCCAACA TACTGTTGGATCCCGCTGATGAAAAACTGTTGGAAGAGGACATCCAGGCTCCGTCCAGTTCTAAGAG ATCACAGCAGCATGCTAAAGTGGTCCCATGGATGAGAAAGACAGAGTATATTTCTACAGAGTTCAACAGATACGGTGTCTCCAACGAGAAAGTGGAAGTCAA gatTGGAGTGTCTGTCAAACAGCAGTTTACAGAGGAAGAAATCTACAAGGACAGAGACAGCCAAATCTCTGCCATtgagaagacatttgaggatgcaCAGAAATCG ATTTCACAGCATTACAGCAAACCTAGAGTTACTCCTGTGGAGGTACTGCCTGTGTTCCCAGACTTCAAG ATGTGGATCAACCCATGTGCTCAGGTCATCTTTGACTCTGATCCTGCACCTAAAGACATATCAGGACCAGCAGGAGTGGAAATGATGTCTCAGGCCATGATCAG AGGTATGATGGATGAGGAAGGAAATCAGTTTGTGGCCTACTTCTTGCCCAATGAAGAAACACTTCGCAAGCGCAAGAGAGATTTTGAGGAGGGTGTGGATTATATGGCAGAGGATCT gtATGATTACAAGATTGCAAGGGAATACAACTGGAATGTGAAGAACAAAGCTAGCAAGGGTTATGAGGAAAACTACTTCTTTATCTTCAGAGATGGAGATGGTGTTTATTACAATGAGCTGGAGACAAG GGTGCGTCTGAGCAAGAGGAGAGCCAAGGCTGGAGCACAGTCAACCACAAACGCTGTGCTGGTGTGTAAGCACAGAGACATGAATGAGAAAGAGCTTGAAGCCCAG GAAGCACGTAAAGCTCAGCTGGAGAACCATGAGccagaagatgaagaagaagacatgGATAAAGACATGCAGGACTCTg GTGATGACAAAGACAAAGGCAGCGGCAGTGAGGCAGAGAACTCTGGCAGCGATTCCGACCGGGATGATGATGACCGGGAACAAAGGGGAGAGGACGACGACGAGGACGAggacagaggaaagagaaggaggaaagcAAGCGGCAGCGGCAGCGAGAGCGGCGAGGACAGGGCCAGGGAAATGCGAGACGAGGAAGAGATCTTTGGCAGCGACGACGACAGCGACGACAACGAGCCCAAGAACTCAGCCAGGAGCAGCGGGGACGAGGGCAGCGGAAGCGAGGACGAAGGAGGCAACAGAGGAGGCAGCAGGAGTCGCAGTGCCTCTCCGGCGCATAGCGACCGCAGCAGTGATCATTCAGAGGCCCGGGCGCAGAGCGGAAGCGGAAGTGACAGAGGCTCAGACTCCAGCGATGCCAGTGACAGTGAATAA
- the paf1 gene encoding RNA polymerase II-associated factor 1 homolog isoform X1, with the protein MAPTIQTQAQREDGHSRQSSHRTVPERSGVVCRVKYCNSLPDIPFDPKFITYPFDQHRFVQYKATSLEKQHKHELLTEPDLGVTIDLINPDTYRIDPNILLDPADEKLLEEDIQAPSSSKRSQQHAKVVPWMRKTEYISTEFNRYGVSNEKVEVKIGVSVKQQFTEEEIYKDRDSQISAIEKTFEDAQKSISQHYSKPRVTPVEVLPVFPDFKMWINPCAQVIFDSDPAPKDISGPAGVEMMSQAMIRGMMDEEGNQFVAYFLPNEETLRKRKRDFEEGVDYMAEDLYDYKIAREYNWNVKNKASKGYEENYFFIFRDGDGVYYNELETRVRLSKRRAKAGAQSTTNAVLVCKHRDMNEKELEAQEARKAQLENHEPEDEEEDMDKDMQDSGDDKDKGSGSEAENSGSDSDRDDDDREQRGEDDDEDEDRGKRRRKASGSGSESGEDRAREMRDEEEIFGSDDDSDDNEPKNSARSSGDEGSGSEDEGGNRGGSRSRSASPAHSDRSSDHSEARAQSGSGSDRGSDSSDASDSE; encoded by the exons ATGGCTCCAACGATTCAGACACAAGCTCAACGGGAAGACGGccacag tAGGCAGTCATCTCACAGAACAGTCCCAGAGAG GTCAGGAGTGGTTTGTCGGGTGAAATACTGCAACAGCCTGCCTGACATCCCCTTTGACCCAAAATTCATCACATATCCGTTTGATCAGCACAG GTTTGTACAGTATAAAGCCACCTCTCTAGAGAAGCAGCACAAGCATGAGCTCCTGACCGAGCCAGACCTAGGGGTCACCATCGATCTCATCAACCCAGACACCTACCGCATAGACCCCAACA TACTGTTGGATCCCGCTGATGAAAAACTGTTGGAAGAGGACATCCAGGCTCCGTCCAGTTCTAAGAG ATCACAGCAGCATGCTAAAGTGGTCCCATGGATGAGAAAGACAGAGTATATTTCTACAGAGTTCAACAGATACGGTGTCTCCAACGAGAAAGTGGAAGTCAA gatTGGAGTGTCTGTCAAACAGCAGTTTACAGAGGAAGAAATCTACAAGGACAGAGACAGCCAAATCTCTGCCATtgagaagacatttgaggatgcaCAGAAATCG ATTTCACAGCATTACAGCAAACCTAGAGTTACTCCTGTGGAGGTACTGCCTGTGTTCCCAGACTTCAAG ATGTGGATCAACCCATGTGCTCAGGTCATCTTTGACTCTGATCCTGCACCTAAAGACATATCAGGACCAGCAGGAGTGGAAATGATGTCTCAGGCCATGATCAG AGGTATGATGGATGAGGAAGGAAATCAGTTTGTGGCCTACTTCTTGCCCAATGAAGAAACACTTCGCAAGCGCAAGAGAGATTTTGAGGAGGGTGTGGATTATATGGCAGAGGATCT gtATGATTACAAGATTGCAAGGGAATACAACTGGAATGTGAAGAACAAAGCTAGCAAGGGTTATGAGGAAAACTACTTCTTTATCTTCAGAGATGGAGATGGTGTTTATTACAATGAGCTGGAGACAAG GGTGCGTCTGAGCAAGAGGAGAGCCAAGGCTGGAGCACAGTCAACCACAAACGCTGTGCTGGTGTGTAAGCACAGAGACATGAATGAGAAAGAGCTTGAAGCCCAG GAAGCACGTAAAGCTCAGCTGGAGAACCATGAGccagaagatgaagaagaagacatgGATAAAGACATGCAGGACTCTg GTGATGACAAAGACAAAGGCAGCGGCAGTGAGGCAGAGAACTCTGGCAGCGATTCCGACCGGGATGATGATGACCGGGAACAAAGGGGAGAGGACGACGACGAGGACGAggacagaggaaagagaaggaggaaagcAAGCGGCAGCGGCAGCGAGAGCGGCGAGGACAGGGCCAGGGAAATGCGAGACGAGGAAGAGATCTTTGGCAGCGACGACGACAGCGACGACAACGAGCCCAAGAACTCAGCCAGGAGCAGCGGGGACGAGGGCAGCGGAAGCGAGGACGAAGGAGGCAACAGAGGAGGCAGCAGGAGTCGCAGTGCCTCTCCGGCGCATAGCGACCGCAGCAGTGATCATTCAGAGGCCCGGGCGCAGAGCGGAAGCGGAAGTGACAGAGGCTCAGACTCCAGCGATGCCAGTGACAGTGAATAA
- the gmfg gene encoding glia maturation factor gamma, protein MSSSLVVCEVDESLKDKLKKFRFRKETNNAAILMKIDMEKQLVILEEEYEDISLDDLKEELPERQPRFIVYSYKYVHADGRVSYPLCFIFSSPMGCKPEQQMMYAGSKNRLVQAAELTKVFETRNADDLTEEWLKKQLAFFR, encoded by the exons ATG TCGAGCTCTCTGGTTGTGTGTGAAGTGGATGAAAGTCTCAAAGATAAACTGAAAAAGTTTAGATTTCGAAAAGAGACCAACAATGCTGCCATACTAA TGAAAATCGATATGGAGAAACAACTTGTTATCCTTGAGGAGGAATATGAG GACATCTCACTGGATGATCTGAAAGAGGAACTCCCAGAGCGGCAACCCAG ATTCATTGTCTACAGCTACAAATATGTCCACGCTGATGGTAGGGTGTCTTACCCTCTGTGTTTCATATTCTCAAGTCCAATGG GATGTAAGCCAGAGCAACAGATGATGTATGCAGGCAGCAAGAATCGGCTGGTCCAAGCTGCAGAGCTCACAAAG gtCTTTGAAACAAGAAACGCTGATGACCTGACAGAGGAATGGCTGAAGAAACAGCTGGCATTTTTTCGCTGA
- the taok1a gene encoding serine/threonine-protein kinase TAO1, translating to MPNSSRAGSLKDPDIAELFFKEDPEKLYSDLREIGHGSFGAVYFARDVRTNEVVAIKKMSYSGKQSSEKWQDIIKEVKFLQRIQHPNSIEYKGCYLREHTAWLVMEYCLGSASDLLEVHKKPLQEVEIAAITHGALQGLAYLHSHNMIHRDIKAGNILLTEPGQVKLADFGSASIACPANSFVGTPYWMAPEVILAMDEGQYDGKVDIWSLGITCIELAERKPPLFNMNAMSALYHIAQNESPMLQSSEWTDYFRNFVDSCLQKFPQDRPNSEELLKHAFVQRERPESVLLDLINRTKDAVRELDNLQYRKMKKILFQEAHNGPTTEAQDEEEEPEHSVGRTGTVNSVGSNQSIPSMSISASSQSSSVNSLTDAGDDKSEVDMEGDHTVMSNSSVIHLKPEEETYNEESEPHTRPTEAQSPPAHTPRPKRNREHFATIRTASVLTRQIKEHEQDSELREQILGYKRMRRQHQKQLMALENKLKAEMDEHRLRLDKELENQRNSFAQEMEKLIKKHQASMEKDAKTFTNDEKKFQQHIQSQQKKELNSFLESQKREYKLRKEQLKEELNENQSTPKKEKQEWLSKQKENFQHFQAEEEANLQRRQRQYLDLECRRFKRRILIARHNIEQDLVREELNKRQTQKDLEHAMLLRHHESMQELEFRQLNTIQKTRAELIRLQHQTELTNQQEYNKRRERELRRKHVMEVRQQPKSLKSKELQIKKQFQDTCKIQTRQYKALRNHLLETTPKSEHKAVLKRLKQEQHRKLAILAEQYDHSINEMLSTQALRLDETQEAQCQALRMQLQQELELLNAYQSKIKMQTDAQHDRERKDLEQRVSLRRALLEQKIEEEMLSLQNERLERIRSLLERQAREVEAFDSESMRLGFSNMVLSNISPEALSHSFPGAPGSWSHHQQQHPSGSSPGPHWGSGSLGAASSHQGSHHHYHSSPGGPPMQQGWGQGMQGGGGPQPWGHSSAALVSRSSGGAQNSPQAMGRTPSGGRSEQGMSRSTSVTSQISNGSHLSYT from the exons ATGCCCAACAGCAGTCGGGCGGGGAGCCTGAAGGACCCCGATATCGCTGAGCTCTTCTTCAAGGAGGACCCAGAAAAGCTCTACTCAGATCTGCGTGAGATCGGACATGGCAGCTTTGGTGCTGTATATTTT GCACGGGATGTGCGGACAAATGAGGTGGTGGCCATCAAGAAGATGTCCTACAGTGGAAAGCAGTCCAGTGAG AAATGGCAAGACATAATCAAGGAGGTGAAATTCCTGCAGAGAATACAACACCCAAACAGCATAGAGTACAAAGGATGTTATCTACGAGAGCACACTGCCTGG CTGGTGATGGAGTATTGTCTTGGCTCAGCTTCAGATTTGTTAGAAG TTCACAAGAAACCTCTACAAGAAGTTGAAATAGCTGCAATTACCCATGGTGCTCTTCAAGGGTTGGCTTATCTTCACTCCCACAACATGATTCACCG AGATATCAAGGCAGGAAACATCTTGCTGACAGAGCCAGGGCAGGTAAAACTAGCAGATTTTGGTTCTGCCTCCATTGCCTGTCCTGCCAACTCCTTTGTTGGGACACCATATTG gatggCCCCAGAAGTAATCTTAGCTATGGATGAGGGTCAGTACGATGGAAAGGTGGACATTTGGTCTTTGGGAATAACCTGCATTGAATTAG CTGAGAGGAAGCCTCCACTATTCAATATGAATGCAATGAGTGCCTTATACCACATAGCACAGAATGAGAGCCCAATGCTGCAGTCTAGTGAATG GACGGATTATTTCCGAAACTTTGTAGATTCTTGCCTTCAGAAATTTCCCCAGGACAGGCCCAACTCTGAGGAGCTCTTAAAG catgcgTTTGTCCAGCGTGAGCGACCGGAATCAGTTCTATTAGACCTGATAAATCGAACTAAGGATGCGGTGCGGGAGCTGGACAATTTGCAATATCGCAAAATGAAGAAGATCCTGTTTCAGGAAGCCCACAATGGCCCCACAACTGAGGCACAAGATGAAGAGGAG GAGCCAGAGCACAGTGTGGGTAGAACGGGTACAGTGAACAGCGTGGGGAGCAATCAATCCATTCCCAGTATGTCAATCAGTGCAAGTTCCCAGAGCAGTTCTGTTAACAGTCTAACAGATGCAGGTGATGATAAGAGTGAGGTGGACATGGAGGGAGACCACACAGTGATGTCCAACAGCTCTGTCATACACCTCAAACCG GAGGAAGAGACATACAATGAAGAGTCAGAACCTCACACCCGGCCAACCGAGGCACAGTCCCCGCCTGCACACACTCCACGGCCAAAACGAAACCGCGAACACTTTGCCACTATACGCACAGCCTCAGTG CTCACCCGCCAGATTAAAGAGCATGAGCAGGATTCCGAGTTAAGGGAGCAGATATTAGGGTACAAGCGCATGCGGCGGCAGCACCAGAAACAGCTGATGGCTCTGGAAAACAAGCTGAAGGCTGAGATGGATGAGCACAGACTCCGTCTGGACAAGGAGCTGGAGAATCAGCGGAATAGCTTCGCCCAGGAGATGGAGAAACTGATAAAGAAGCACCAGGCATCCATGGAGAAAGAT GCAAAAACATTTACCAATGATGAGAAGAAGTTCCAACAGCATATCCAGAGCCAGCAGAAGAAAGAGCTCAACAGCTTCCTAGAATCCCAGAAACGGGAGTACAAACTTCGCAAGGAACAACTCAAAGAG GAATTGAATGAAAACCAGTCAACACCCAAGAAGGAAAAGCAGGAATGGTTGTCCAAGCAGAAGGAGAACTTCCAACACTTCCaagcagaggaggaggccaACTTGCAGCGCAGACAGAGGCAGTACCTGGACCTGGAGTGCCGCAGGTTCAAACGGAGGATCTTGATTGCTCGCCACAATATTGAACAGGACCTAGTGCGTGAG GAGCTAAACAAGCGTCAGACCCAGAAGGACTTGGAACATGCCATGCTTCTGCGGCACCATGAGTCCATGCAAGAGCTGGAGTTCCGCCAGCTCAACACCATCCAAAAGACGAGAGCTGAGCTGATCCGCCTGCAGCACCAGACGGAGCTCACCAACCAGCAGGAGTACAacaagaggagggagagggaacTCAGACGCAAACATGTTATGGAGGTTCGCCAGCAACCCAAGAGCCTCAAG TCCAAAGAGCTACAGATCAAGAAGCAGTTCCAGGACACATGTAAGATCCAGACCAGGCAGTACAAGGCACTGAGGAATCATCTGCTGGAGACAACACCAAAGTCAGAGCACAAGGCTGTGCTGAAGCGTCTGAAGCAGGAGCAACACCGCAAACTCGCTATCTTGGCAGAGCAGTATGACCACTCCATCAATGAGATGCTTTCCACTCAGGCG CTACGTCTGGATGAGACTCAGGAGGCTCAGTGCCAAGCCCTACGAATGCAGCTCCAGCAGGAGCTGGAGCTTCTAAACGCCTATCAGAGCAAGATCAAGATGCAGACAGATGCCCAGCACGACCGTGAGAGGAAGGACCTGGAGCAGAGGGTGTCACTCCGAAGGGCTCTGCTGGAACAGaag ATCGAGGAGGAGATGTTGTCTTTGCAGAATGAACGCCTGGAGCGAATCCGGAGCCTGCTGGAACGTCAAGCCCGAGAAGTCGAGGCTTTTGACTCAGAGAGTATGCGCCTGGGCTTCAGCAACATGGTGCTATCAAACATCTCTCCAGAGGCCCTCAGCCATAGCTTTCCCGGGGCTCCAGGAAGTTGGAGTCACCATCAGCAACAGCACCCATCCGGGAGCTCTCCAGGGCCACACTGGGGCAGTGGCAGTTTGGGCGCAGCATCAAGCCACCAAGGCAGCCATCACCACTATCACTCCAGTCCAGGAGGGCCACCTATGCAGCAAGGCTGGGGGCAAGGCATGCAGGGAGGTGGGGGTCCCCAACCATGGGGCCACTCATCAGCAGCCCTGGTCTCTCGCAGCAGTGGAGGTGCACAGAACAGCCCCCAAGCAATGGGGAGGACACCCTCGGGAGGGCGCAGTGAGCAGGGCATGAGCAGGAGTACCAGTGTCACCTCTCAAATATCTAACGGGTCACACCTTTCCTACACATAA